In the genome of Osmerus mordax isolate fOsmMor3 chromosome 15, fOsmMor3.pri, whole genome shotgun sequence, one region contains:
- the actr3b gene encoding actin-related protein 3B isoform X1, with translation MAAPLPPCVIDCGTGYTKIGYAGNTEPQFIIPSCIAVRESASVGDQAQRRLMKGVDDLDFFIGDEGIDKPNYATKWPIRHGMVEDWDLMEKFMEQIIFKYLRAEPEDHSFLMTEPPLNTPENREYLAEIMFETFNVPGLYIAVQAVLALAASWTSRQVGERTLTGVVIDSGDGVTHAIPVAEGYVIGSCIKHIPIAGRDITYFIQQLLRDREVGIPPEQSLETAKTVKERYCYICPDIVKEFSKYDNDPGKWIKQYHGVNAISKTDFQIDVGYERFLGPEIFFHPEFANPDFMQPISDVVDEAIQNCPIDVRRPLYKNIVLSGGSTMFRDFGRRLQRDLKRVVDARLKLSEELSGGRIKPKPMEVQVVTHHMQRYAVWFGGSMLASTPEFFQVCHSKKDYEEHGPSICRHNPVFGIMS, from the exons ATGGCAGCACCTCTGCCGCCCTGCGTGATAGACTGTGGGACCGG CTACACCAAGATTGGATATGCTGGGAACACTGAGCCTCAGTTCATCATTCCCTCTT GCATTGCTGTCCGGGAGTCAGCCAGCGTGGGTGACCAGGCCCAGAGGAGGCTGATGAAGGGGGTGGACGACCTGGACTTCTTTATCGGAGACGAGGGCATCGACAAGCCCAACTATGCAACTAAG TGGCCTATTAGACATGGCATGGTGGAGGACTGGGACCTGATGGAGAAGTTCATGGAGCAGATCATCTTCAAATACCTCAGGGCCGAGCCTGAGGACCACAGCTTCCTCATG ACTGAACCACCATTGAACACACCAGAGAACAGAGAGTACCTGGCTGAGATCATGTTTGAGACATTCAACGTTCCGGGCCTCTACATCgctgttcag GCTGTGCTGGCCCTGGCAGCCTCCTGGACGTCCAGACAGGTAGGGGAGAGAACACTGACGGGGGTTGTGATCGACAGTGGAGATGGAGTCACTCACGCCATACCTGTG GCTGAGGGCTACGTGATTGGTAGCTGCATAAAGCACATCCCCATCGCGGGGCGGGACATCACCTACTTCATCCAGCAGCTGCtgagggacagggaggtgggcatcCCTCCTGAGCAGTCACTGGAGACCGCCAAGACTGTCAAG GAGAGGTACTGCTACATCTGTCCAGACATAGTGAAGGAATTCAGTAAGTATGACAATGACCCCGGGAAGTGGATTAAGCAGTACCACGGCGTTAACGCCATCAGCAAAACTGACTTCCAGATAGATGTGGGCTATGAGCGCTTCCTGGGGCCTGAGATCTTCTTCCACCCGGAG TTTGCCAACCCAGACTTCATGCAGCCCATCTCTGATGTGGTGGACGAGGCTATTCAGAACTGCCCCATCGACGTCAGAAGACCCCTGTACAAG aaCATCGTGCTGTCCGGAGGCTCTACCATGTTCCGGGACTTTGGTCGTCGTCTGCAGAGAGACCTGAAGCGGGTGGTGGACGCCAGACTCAAACTGAGTGAAGAACTCAGCGGGGGGCGGATTAAG CCCAAGCCCATGGAGGTCCAGGTGGTGACCCATCACATGCAGCGCTACGCCGTCTGGTTTGGAGGGTCCATGCTGGCctccacg ccggAGTTCTTCCAGGTGTGTCATTCTAAGAAGGACTACGAGGAGCATGGCCCGAGTATCTGCCGCCATAACCCCGTCTTTGGCATCATGTCCTGA
- the cidea gene encoding lipid transferase CIDEA, which produces MAPLSIQSSVEYAKNLLPETLIRSVSTVQTTISRHILPVPQPRPYKVCTHNRRRRRGLVASSLDDLLDKVSCAFLLTCQFLTLVLEEDGTMVEAEDFFQALPPNTHIMVLEKGEVWTQNKVLPSFRQPRRSGIAKLTFDLYKLNPKDFVGCLTIRATLYEIYTLSYDIRCTKAKDIFRCVLRCVTCMARVSGKLLLQGSTYILQLLGEDD; this is translated from the exons ATGGCGCCGCTATCGATTCAATCCAGCGTGGAGTATGCGAAGAACCTTCTCCCAGAGACCCTAATAAG ATCTGTGTCCACGGTCCAAACCACCATCTCCCGCCACATCCTGCCAGTTCCCCAGCCACGCCCCTACAAGGTGTGCACCCACAACCGGAGGCGGAGACGAGGACTCGTAGCCTCTTCATTGGACGACCTCTTGGACAAG GTGTCCTGTGCCTTCCTGCTGACCTGCCAGTTCCTGACCCTGGTTCTGGAGGAGGACGGCACCATGGTGGAGGCTGAGGATTTCTTCCAGGCTCTGCCCCCCAACACCCACATCATGGTGCtagagaagggggaggtgtgGACGCAGAACAAG GTCCTCCCCAGCTTCCGCCAGCCTAGGAGGAGTGGCATAGCCaagttgacctttgacctgtacAAGCTCAACCCTAAGGACTTTGTGGGCTGCCTGACCATCCGGGCCACACTGTATGAAATCTACACTTTGTCCTACGACATCCGGTGCACCAAGGCCAAGGATATCTTCCG gtgtgtgctgcGCTGTGTGACCTGCATGGCCAGAGTGTCAGGAAAGCTTCTGCTTCAGGGCTCCACCTATATCCTGCAGCTCCTAGGAGAGGACGACTAG
- the tubb6 gene encoding tubulin, beta 6 class V, which translates to MREIVHMQAGQCGNQIGTKFWEVISDEHGIDPAGNYVGDSTLQLDRINVYYNEASSHKYVPRAVLVDLEPGTMDSVRSGAFGQLFRPDNFIFGQTGAGNNWAKGHYTEGAELVDSVLDVVRKECEHCDCLQGFQLTHSLGGGTGSGMGTLLISKIREEYPDRIMNTFSVMPSPKVSDTVVEPYNATLSVHQLVENTDETYCIDNEALYDICFRTLKLTTPTYGDLNHLVSATMSGVTTSLRFPGQLNADLRKLAVNMVPFPRLHFFMPGFAPLTSRGSQQYRSLTVPELTQQMFDAKNMMAACDPRHGRYLTVAAVFRGPMSMKEVDEQMLAIQNKNSSYFVEWIPNNVKVAVCDIPPRGLKMAATFIGNSTAIQELFKRISEQFSAMFRRKAFLHWFTGEGMDEMEFTEAESNMNDLVSEYQQYQEATASDGDEAFEDEDEEINEHWNEEPQTEVPFMPDVSVSPLS; encoded by the exons ATGAGAGAAATAGTTCACATGCAAGCTGGACAATGCGGCAACCAGATTGGGACCAAG TTTTGGGAGGTGATCAGCGATGAGCACGGAATTGACCCCGCAGGAAACTATGTTGGTGACTCGACTCTGCAACTGGACAGAATCAATGTCTATTACAACGAGGCCTCCT CACATAAATACGTCCCCCGGGCTGTGCTAGTGGACCTTGAACCCggcaccatggacagcgtccGCTCGGGGGCCTTCGGACAGCTCTTCAGACCAGACAACTTCATCTTCG GCCAGACAGGTGCAGGTAACAACTGGGCCAAGGGCCACTACACGGAGGGGGCAGAGCTGGTGGACTCAGTGCTGGACGTGGTGAGGAAGGAGTGTGAGCACTGTGACTGCCTCCAGGGCTTCCAGCTCACCCACTCCCTGGGCGGGGGCACAGGGTCGGGCATGGGCACCCTGCTGATCAGCAAGATCCGCGAGGAGTATCCCGACCGCATCATGAACACCTTCAGTGTGATGCCCTCACCCAAG gTATCTGACACGGTGGTGGAGCCCTACAACGCCACCCTGTCTGTCCACCAGCTGGTGGAGAACACAGACGAGACCTACTGCATCGACAACGAGGCCCTGTACGACATCTGCTTCCGCACCCTCAAACTGACCACGCCCACCTACGGCGACCTCAACCACCTGGTCTCTGCCACTATGAGTGGCGTCACCACCTCTCTGAGGTTCCCCGGCCAGCTCAACGCCGACCTCCGCAAGCTGGCCGTCAACATGGTGCCCTTCCCCCGCCTGCACTTCTTCATGCCCGGCTTTGCCcccctcaccagcagggggagccagCAGTACCGCTCCCTCACCGTGCCCGAGCTCACCCAGCAGATGTTTGATGCCAAGAACATGATGGCGGCCTGTGACCCTCGCCACGGGCGCTACCTGACCGTAGCCGCCGTGTTCCGAGGCCCCATGTCCATGAAGGAGGTGGACGAGCAGATGCTGGCGATCCAGAATAAGAACAGCAGCTACTTCGTGGAGTGGATCCCCAACAACGTGAAGGTGGCGGTCTGCGACATCCCTCCCAGAGGGctcaagatggccgccacctTCATCGGCAACAgcacggccatccaggagctgttCAAGCGCATCTCCGAGCAGTTCTCAGCCATGTTCCGCCGCAAGGCCTTCCTCCACTGGTTCACGGGCGAGGGCATGGATGAGATGGAGTTCACGGAGGCAGAGAGCAACATGAACGACCTGGTGTCAGAGTACCAGCAGTACCAGGAGGCCACTGCCAGCGATGGAGACGAGGCCTTCGAAGACGAGGATGAGGAGATTAATGA GCATTGGAACGAGGAGCCCCAGACTGAAGTCCCCTTCATGCCCGACGTCAGTGTTAGTCCACTGAGCTGA
- the actr3b gene encoding actin-related protein 3B isoform X2, translating into MKGVDDLDFFIGDEGIDKPNYATKWPIRHGMVEDWDLMEKFMEQIIFKYLRAEPEDHSFLMTEPPLNTPENREYLAEIMFETFNVPGLYIAVQAVLALAASWTSRQVGERTLTGVVIDSGDGVTHAIPVAEGYVIGSCIKHIPIAGRDITYFIQQLLRDREVGIPPEQSLETAKTVKERYCYICPDIVKEFSKYDNDPGKWIKQYHGVNAISKTDFQIDVGYERFLGPEIFFHPEFANPDFMQPISDVVDEAIQNCPIDVRRPLYKNIVLSGGSTMFRDFGRRLQRDLKRVVDARLKLSEELSGGRIKPKPMEVQVVTHHMQRYAVWFGGSMLASTPEFFQVCHSKKDYEEHGPSICRHNPVFGIMS; encoded by the exons ATGAAGGGGGTGGACGACCTGGACTTCTTTATCGGAGACGAGGGCATCGACAAGCCCAACTATGCAACTAAG TGGCCTATTAGACATGGCATGGTGGAGGACTGGGACCTGATGGAGAAGTTCATGGAGCAGATCATCTTCAAATACCTCAGGGCCGAGCCTGAGGACCACAGCTTCCTCATG ACTGAACCACCATTGAACACACCAGAGAACAGAGAGTACCTGGCTGAGATCATGTTTGAGACATTCAACGTTCCGGGCCTCTACATCgctgttcag GCTGTGCTGGCCCTGGCAGCCTCCTGGACGTCCAGACAGGTAGGGGAGAGAACACTGACGGGGGTTGTGATCGACAGTGGAGATGGAGTCACTCACGCCATACCTGTG GCTGAGGGCTACGTGATTGGTAGCTGCATAAAGCACATCCCCATCGCGGGGCGGGACATCACCTACTTCATCCAGCAGCTGCtgagggacagggaggtgggcatcCCTCCTGAGCAGTCACTGGAGACCGCCAAGACTGTCAAG GAGAGGTACTGCTACATCTGTCCAGACATAGTGAAGGAATTCAGTAAGTATGACAATGACCCCGGGAAGTGGATTAAGCAGTACCACGGCGTTAACGCCATCAGCAAAACTGACTTCCAGATAGATGTGGGCTATGAGCGCTTCCTGGGGCCTGAGATCTTCTTCCACCCGGAG TTTGCCAACCCAGACTTCATGCAGCCCATCTCTGATGTGGTGGACGAGGCTATTCAGAACTGCCCCATCGACGTCAGAAGACCCCTGTACAAG aaCATCGTGCTGTCCGGAGGCTCTACCATGTTCCGGGACTTTGGTCGTCGTCTGCAGAGAGACCTGAAGCGGGTGGTGGACGCCAGACTCAAACTGAGTGAAGAACTCAGCGGGGGGCGGATTAAG CCCAAGCCCATGGAGGTCCAGGTGGTGACCCATCACATGCAGCGCTACGCCGTCTGGTTTGGAGGGTCCATGCTGGCctccacg ccggAGTTCTTCCAGGTGTGTCATTCTAAGAAGGACTACGAGGAGCATGGCCCGAGTATCTGCCGCCATAACCCCGTCTTTGGCATCATGTCCTGA